A section of the Metabacillus endolithicus genome encodes:
- a CDS encoding tetratricopeptide repeat protein gives MFNQVLTEAINLVNKGQTEEGLNLLENITPTLHDEEKLHLADQYYQWGIVDRAHEMVEELHFLYPEETQVTLFLAELKLDLEKEEEAIDLLNTITNDNESYPQALLLLADLYQMQGLAEVSEQKLKEAKLLLPQEPILDFALGELYFHQGKYKQAIHYFEMLVNEHNTVSGVIIHQRLAECLSANGEFEDALEHYKEAIDIQEDADTLFGYGFTAFQGGFYKTSIQQFLALKEADPYYSSLYLYLAKAYEHEELLQESLETVQEGIKVDEYNKDLFLFGGKVAIKSGQMEEAEQLLRESLAIDPGHIEAAITLSHIFLQDERYDDVIDLINESKRYGEEDPQFEWNLARAYHQKEEYTQALNHYQLAYNFFKEQRDFLQEYGYFLLEEGLREQAKKIFKELLKQDPSNVEYGEILLQLEDEF, from the coding sequence ATGTTTAACCAAGTATTAACCGAAGCAATAAATCTTGTAAATAAGGGTCAAACTGAAGAAGGATTAAACTTATTAGAAAATATAACACCTACTCTACATGATGAGGAAAAACTGCATTTAGCTGATCAATATTATCAATGGGGTATTGTCGACCGTGCACATGAAATGGTTGAAGAACTTCATTTCCTTTATCCCGAGGAAACGCAAGTAACCTTGTTTTTAGCTGAACTAAAGTTAGATTTAGAAAAAGAGGAAGAAGCCATTGATTTGCTTAACACGATCACGAATGATAATGAGTCCTATCCACAGGCACTTCTTCTATTGGCAGATTTGTATCAAATGCAAGGACTAGCAGAAGTAAGTGAACAAAAGCTAAAAGAAGCTAAGCTGTTATTACCGCAGGAACCCATTCTTGATTTTGCTCTTGGAGAACTTTATTTTCATCAGGGTAAGTACAAGCAAGCAATTCATTACTTCGAAATGCTTGTAAACGAACATAATACAGTTTCGGGCGTTATTATTCATCAAAGGTTGGCAGAATGTTTAAGTGCAAATGGGGAATTTGAGGATGCCTTGGAGCATTATAAGGAAGCTATAGACATACAGGAAGATGCAGATACTCTTTTTGGATATGGTTTTACAGCCTTTCAAGGAGGCTTTTACAAAACTTCTATTCAACAATTTCTTGCACTAAAGGAAGCCGATCCATATTATTCATCATTATATTTATACTTAGCGAAAGCTTATGAACATGAAGAATTATTACAAGAAAGCTTAGAAACTGTACAAGAAGGAATAAAGGTAGATGAGTATAATAAAGATCTTTTCTTATTTGGAGGAAAAGTAGCTATAAAATCTGGTCAAATGGAAGAGGCTGAACAATTATTACGTGAATCTCTTGCTATCGACCCTGGACATATTGAAGCAGCGATTACACTGTCACATATTTTTCTTCAAGACGAAAGATATGATGATGTGATTGACCTTATAAATGAAAGTAAACGATATGGAGAAGAAGACCCGCAGTTTGAATGGAATTTAGCACGAGCTTATCATCAAAAAGAAGAGTATACACAGGCATTAAACCATTATCAACTTGCATATAATTTTTTCAAGGAACAACGAGATTTTTTACAGGAATATGGGTACTTCTTATTAGAAGAAGGTCTAAGAGAACAAGCGAAGAAAATTTTTAAGGAATTATTAAAGCAAGATCCTTCAAATGTCGAATACGGTGAGATTTTGCTACAATTAGAAGATGAGTTTTAA
- the aroA gene encoding 3-phosphoshikimate 1-carboxyvinyltransferase — protein MSEVQRLSKVTSLTGSINIPGDKSISHRAVMFGAIANGKTEISNFLMGADCLSTVSCFKKMGVSIDVSKDLVTVEGKGLDGLQEPSDILDVGNSGTTTRLMMGILAGTPFHSCIIGDESIAKRPMSRVTKPLTMMGANIDGRENGQYTPISIRGGSLKGIQYDSPVASAQVKSAILLAGLNTVGEETTVTEPHKSRDHTERMLRAFGVDVKEDERSATVRGGQTLQATNIFVPGDISSAAFFLVAGAIVPSSEIRLKNVGINPTRTGILDVLEMMGATMEIIPSKEETFEPVADIIIKTSSLKGTTISGDLIPKLIDEIPVIALLATQAEGETIIKDASELKVKETNRIDTVVGELTKIGAAIKATDDGMIITGKTNLKGNATVSSHGDHRIGMMLAIASCITEEPIELLNAESIDVSYPNFFDHLTGLSK, from the coding sequence ATGTCAGAAGTTCAAAGATTATCAAAAGTTACTAGTTTAACTGGCTCAATTAACATACCTGGTGATAAATCTATTTCACACCGAGCTGTTATGTTCGGAGCTATCGCTAACGGAAAAACCGAAATTTCAAACTTTCTAATGGGTGCGGACTGCCTAAGTACGGTTTCTTGTTTTAAGAAAATGGGTGTATCAATTGATGTATCAAAAGACCTTGTAACAGTTGAAGGAAAGGGATTGGATGGTTTACAAGAACCATCTGATATATTAGATGTTGGTAACTCTGGAACAACAACTAGATTAATGATGGGGATATTAGCAGGGACTCCGTTTCATTCTTGTATTATTGGGGATGAATCAATTGCTAAAAGACCTATGTCGAGAGTAACAAAACCTCTGACAATGATGGGAGCAAACATTGATGGAAGAGAAAATGGTCAATATACCCCTATTTCAATTAGAGGTGGCAGTCTAAAAGGTATTCAATATGATTCCCCAGTAGCTAGTGCACAGGTTAAATCTGCCATTCTTTTGGCCGGATTAAACACAGTTGGTGAAGAAACAACTGTCACTGAGCCACATAAATCAAGAGATCATACGGAAAGAATGTTACGAGCTTTCGGGGTTGATGTAAAGGAAGATGAAAGATCTGCAACCGTTCGTGGTGGTCAAACTTTACAAGCAACAAATATTTTTGTTCCAGGCGATATTTCTTCAGCTGCATTCTTCCTCGTAGCTGGTGCCATCGTTCCAAGCAGTGAAATACGTTTGAAGAACGTTGGGATTAATCCTACAAGAACAGGTATCCTTGATGTTTTAGAAATGATGGGTGCCACAATGGAGATCATACCAAGCAAAGAAGAAACCTTTGAGCCAGTGGCAGATATCATTATAAAAACATCTTCTCTAAAGGGAACAACCATAAGTGGTGATTTAATTCCAAAACTAATAGACGAAATTCCTGTTATCGCCTTGTTAGCAACTCAAGCTGAGGGAGAAACGATTATTAAGGATGCAAGTGAGCTTAAAGTTAAAGAAACAAATCGTATTGATACAGTTGTAGGTGAGTTGACAAAAATAGGAGCTGCAATAAAAGCTACTGACGATGGAATGATTATTACTGGCAAAACAAACTTAAAGGGAAATGCGACAGTTTCAAGTCATGGTGACCATCGAATTGGTATGATGCTTGCTATTGCGTCTTGTATAACGGAAGAGCCGATTGAACTATTAAATGCAGAGTCAATCGACGTTTCTTATCCTAACTTTTTTGATCATTTAACTGGCTTAAGCAAATAA
- the hisC gene encoding histidinol-phosphate transaminase, whose product MRVKEQLLSLKPYQPGKPMEEVKKEYNLTKVVKLASNENPYGCSPKAKQAIVDELSQLAIYPDGYSAELRTKLAAHVGVQEQELIFGNGSDEVVQIICRALLSPDSNTVMATPTFPQYKHNAVIEGSEIREVPLVDGNHDLENMLLQIDENTTVVWVCTPNNPTGTYVTKDSLVNFLNKVPKHVLVVVDEAYYEYVLAEDYPETVEFINEYPNLMILRTFSKAYGLASLRIGYGIANAELIRKIEPAREPFNTSRVAQVAAIAALDDAQFVEECRGENKEGLQQFYSFCEELKLPYYPSEGNFILIDFNRDSDEVFNALLKKGYIVRSGNALGFPTHLRITVGDRQQNEEIIEALREFVQ is encoded by the coding sequence ATGCGTGTAAAAGAACAATTATTAAGTCTTAAGCCTTATCAGCCAGGAAAACCAATGGAAGAAGTTAAAAAAGAATATAATTTAACAAAAGTTGTGAAGCTTGCGTCTAATGAAAACCCATATGGTTGTTCCCCTAAGGCTAAACAAGCCATTGTAGATGAATTGAGTCAGCTCGCGATTTATCCAGATGGATATAGTGCTGAACTTCGTACAAAACTAGCTGCTCACGTAGGTGTTCAAGAACAAGAATTAATTTTTGGGAATGGGTCAGATGAAGTTGTTCAAATTATTTGTAGAGCGTTACTAAGCCCAGATTCTAATACTGTAATGGCCACACCAACATTCCCTCAATATAAGCATAATGCTGTAATTGAAGGATCTGAAATCCGTGAGGTCCCATTAGTAGATGGTAATCATGATTTAGAAAATATGCTTCTGCAAATAGATGAAAACACGACGGTTGTATGGGTTTGTACACCGAATAACCCTACAGGTACATATGTTACTAAAGACAGTTTAGTTAATTTCTTAAATAAAGTGCCTAAACATGTGCTTGTTGTAGTAGATGAAGCCTACTATGAATATGTTTTAGCTGAAGATTATCCAGAAACTGTTGAATTCATTAACGAATATCCTAACTTAATGATTCTACGTACATTCTCAAAAGCTTATGGCTTAGCATCGTTAAGAATAGGTTATGGAATTGCAAATGCAGAATTAATTCGGAAAATTGAACCGGCTAGGGAACCTTTTAATACAAGCAGAGTTGCTCAGGTGGCCGCTATTGCAGCTTTAGATGATGCTCAGTTTGTTGAAGAATGTCGGGGGGAAAATAAGGAAGGGTTACAGCAATTTTACTCTTTCTGTGAGGAACTGAAGCTTCCATATTATCCTTCTGAAGGTAATTTCATATTAATTGACTTTAATCGAGATTCTGACGAAGTTTTTAATGCATTACTGAAAAAAGGATATATCGTAAGGTCCGGAAATGCTCTTGGATTTCCTACCCACCTACGTATAACTGTTGGAGATCGTCAACAAAACGAAGAAATTATCGAAGCATTAAGGGAATTTGTTCAATAA
- the trpA gene encoding tryptophan synthase subunit alpha, translating into MTALFNQPINNQLFIPFITAGDPNSEATIDLALALQEAGASAIELGIPYSDPVADGPVIQKASSRSLKNGMNIVKAIKLVPEMRKKGLNIPIILFTYYNPVLQLDQESFFALLRENTIDGLLIPDIPFEESEELREKCKEYSIAFISLVAPTSSSRIKMIAEAAEGFIYCVSSLGVTGVRKNFDDSIASFLEEVRKHSKVPVAVGFGVSSREQVEQLAHMCDGVVVGSALVREIERLQPSLLDENSRRDAVEEFKNFARTFVS; encoded by the coding sequence ATGACAGCCCTATTTAATCAACCTATAAATAATCAATTATTCATTCCATTTATAACTGCTGGAGATCCAAACTCTGAGGCAACAATCGATTTAGCCCTTGCCCTACAAGAAGCTGGAGCATCGGCAATTGAATTAGGGATACCATACTCAGATCCTGTTGCAGATGGCCCTGTTATTCAGAAGGCCTCAAGTCGATCACTAAAAAATGGTATGAATATTGTGAAAGCAATCAAACTTGTGCCGGAAATGCGAAAAAAAGGGTTGAATATTCCAATAATTCTATTTACGTATTATAATCCTGTGTTACAATTAGATCAGGAATCCTTTTTCGCTTTACTGCGAGAAAATACGATAGACGGTTTATTAATTCCTGATATTCCGTTTGAAGAAAGTGAGGAACTTCGAGAAAAATGTAAGGAGTATTCTATTGCATTTATTTCTCTAGTAGCTCCAACTTCTTCTAGTAGAATTAAGATGATTGCGGAAGCAGCAGAAGGTTTTATTTATTGTGTTTCATCATTAGGCGTAACAGGAGTACGCAAAAATTTCGATGATTCTATTGCATCCTTTCTAGAGGAAGTAAGAAAGCATAGTAAAGTTCCTGTTGCTGTAGGGTTTGGTGTTTCTTCAAGGGAACAGGTGGAGCAGCTTGCACATATGTGTGATGGAGTTGTTGTTGGTAGTGCTTTAGTTCGAGAAATTGAACGACTTCAACCTTCTTTATTAGATGAGAATTCACGAAGAGATGCTGTAGAAGAATTTAAGAATTTTGCACGTACCTTTGTTTCTTAA